In Nocardia sp. NBC_00403, one DNA window encodes the following:
- a CDS encoding DUF2798 domain-containing protein, translating to MTSANTNSRTGFKLPARYASVLLPMLLSILMTCIVSLISTLMSDGLAVGMWLRSWAVSWPIAFPTLLLVLPLVRRATAALVQAPKVV from the coding sequence ATGACTTCCGCGAACACCAACTCCCGCACCGGTTTCAAGCTGCCCGCCCGCTATGCGTCGGTGCTCTTGCCGATGCTGCTGTCGATCCTGATGACCTGCATCGTCTCCCTGATCAGCACCCTGATGAGCGATGGCCTCGCGGTCGGGATGTGGCTGCGCTCGTGGGCGGTGTCCTGGCCCATCGCCTTCCCCACCCTGCTCCTGGTGCTGCCGCTGGTACGCCGGGCCACGGCGGCACTGGTGCAGGCACCGAAAGTGGTGTGA
- a CDS encoding ComEC/Rec2 family competence protein, whose translation MSSGPGVDRRPGDSDNRDEDRDDEPQVLDARLLPATLCCWGATIVAVTGGWVVGLVVAAGLSVLAIGLWVLLLWAVAHRSERWRVVAVVALAAVLLGMGFAIAGAWREHRVATHPLRTAIGASVRVVATPIDDPKPVRINSFAGERRWTLRAELREYRQGEVTVRTGGVVVILASGVEWAQLLPGGPVEFRARIDQPWHQDLSVVTLRALGRPVVVGRLPWWQRVAAAVRTDFAASASRALPADPAGLLPALVVGDTSALPEDVREEFKIAGLQHLCVVSGANFTILLSVVLLVVRALTLGPRLAATVAAAALLMFIVLARPDPSVLRAGAMGAITLLALVTGRRKQALPALCAAVLGLLAIWPELAVRAGFALSVVATAGLILLAPSWADWLRARGWWRMPAEIVAVSAGAFVVTTPLMVALTGQLSLVAVLANVLVAPVVAPITVIGATGAVLSCIWQLPAELVLRCAGPPMWWLLTIAEHAAGIPGATIDLPGGLFGGSITAAVVAVFVWSLRSAIVRRLAAAIFLGIAAVLFPLRIWHPWWPPSGWVLAACDVGQGDGLVLSIGDGAAIVIDVGPEPRAIRTCLDRLHITRIPLLVLTHPHADHIGGLTGALEGRSVAALAVGPGELPAVPGSRHIAASVNGGTGDDTDSSAPAANSHVTPGDLCGSISDPRAATDGPRASPSERCASIGDQCGMTEGCPHATVGDPCSATDDPPPRTAGSCAMTGDPSATTSGPRASSGDPHGSTSKPRAPTSHARAATNGPVQVATAAARAGVPVVELSAGYVMSFGAVELMVLAPTASLRASAGTAAADDANDRSVVIAATTPAGRILLTGDIEAPAQHRLLNSGAPVQADILKVPHHGSRTTAAEFLAAVHPRLAIVSVGADNTFGHPHPGLLADLARAGSGVIRTDQLGDVVITGAGSKMQVVTLR comes from the coding sequence ATGAGTAGCGGGCCTGGGGTAGACCGTCGACCAGGCGACAGCGACAACCGGGACGAAGATCGGGATGACGAGCCGCAGGTGCTCGATGCGAGGCTGCTGCCTGCGACGCTGTGTTGTTGGGGTGCAACGATTGTGGCGGTCACCGGTGGGTGGGTGGTTGGGCTTGTGGTCGCGGCGGGGTTGTCGGTGCTGGCGATCGGGTTGTGGGTGTTGTTGCTGTGGGCGGTTGCGCACCGCAGTGAACGTTGGCGGGTCGTCGCGGTGGTCGCGCTCGCGGCGGTGTTGCTCGGGATGGGGTTCGCGATTGCGGGGGCGTGGCGGGAGCATCGGGTGGCCACGCATCCGTTGCGGACAGCGATCGGTGCGTCGGTGCGGGTTGTGGCGACACCGATCGATGATCCGAAACCGGTGCGCATCAATTCGTTCGCGGGCGAGCGGCGGTGGACGTTGCGCGCGGAGCTGCGCGAGTACCGGCAGGGTGAGGTGACCGTGCGGACCGGTGGTGTGGTGGTGATTCTGGCTTCGGGTGTGGAGTGGGCGCAGCTATTGCCCGGCGGGCCGGTCGAATTCCGCGCGCGAATAGATCAGCCGTGGCATCAGGATCTTTCGGTTGTCACGTTGCGGGCACTCGGTCGGCCGGTCGTGGTCGGAAGGCTGCCGTGGTGGCAACGCGTGGCCGCCGCGGTGCGTACGGATTTCGCTGCCTCTGCGTCTCGTGCCCTACCTGCGGATCCAGCCGGACTGCTGCCCGCACTCGTCGTGGGGGATACTTCGGCATTGCCTGAGGACGTGCGGGAAGAGTTCAAAATAGCTGGGCTGCAACATCTGTGCGTCGTCAGCGGCGCGAACTTCACTATTCTGCTCTCGGTAGTGCTGCTCGTAGTGCGTGCCCTCACCCTCGGTCCACGTCTTGCCGCGACGGTCGCAGCGGCGGCGTTGCTCATGTTCATTGTGCTGGCGCGGCCGGATCCCAGTGTGTTGCGGGCCGGTGCGATGGGCGCGATCACCTTGTTGGCACTGGTCACCGGTCGCAGGAAGCAGGCGTTGCCCGCGTTGTGCGCGGCGGTTCTCGGACTGCTTGCGATATGGCCCGAGCTGGCCGTGCGGGCCGGTTTCGCGCTGTCCGTTGTCGCCACGGCCGGCTTGATACTCCTCGCGCCCAGCTGGGCCGATTGGCTGCGCGCCCGCGGTTGGTGGCGGATGCCTGCCGAAATCGTCGCCGTGTCGGCAGGCGCGTTCGTGGTGACCACTCCGCTCATGGTCGCGCTGACCGGACAGCTCAGTCTTGTGGCAGTTCTCGCGAATGTTCTTGTCGCACCTGTTGTCGCGCCGATCACGGTGATCGGCGCAACCGGTGCTGTGTTGTCGTGTATCTGGCAACTGCCCGCCGAATTGGTTCTGCGCTGTGCGGGACCACCGATGTGGTGGCTGCTGACGATTGCCGAACACGCGGCAGGAATACCCGGCGCGACGATCGACCTTCCCGGTGGCTTGTTCGGCGGCTCGATCACCGCCGCAGTCGTTGCGGTATTCGTGTGGTCCCTACGGTCGGCCATCGTGCGCCGACTCGCGGCCGCAATATTTCTCGGGATAGCGGCCGTCTTGTTTCCCCTCCGGATCTGGCACCCATGGTGGCCACCATCCGGCTGGGTACTTGCCGCCTGCGATGTCGGACAGGGAGACGGGCTAGTCCTGTCGATCGGCGATGGTGCCGCGATAGTGATCGACGTCGGCCCGGAACCCCGTGCCATCCGCACCTGCCTCGATCGCCTCCATATCACCCGAATCCCCCTGCTTGTCCTGACCCACCCGCACGCCGACCACATCGGTGGCCTCACCGGCGCACTCGAAGGACGCTCGGTCGCAGCACTGGCCGTCGGCCCCGGCGAACTCCCCGCAGTACCCGGTTCGCGTCACATCGCGGCCAGCGTCAACGGCGGCACGGGTGATGACACCGATAGTTCAGCGCCTGCGGCCAACTCGCACGTCACCCCCGGTGACCTGTGCGGCTCGATCAGCGACCCGCGTGCCGCGACCGATGGCCCGCGCGCCTCGCCTAGTGAACGGTGTGCCTCGATCGGCGACCAGTGCGGCATGACGGAGGGCTGCCCACACGCCACAGTCGGCGACCCATGCAGCGCGACCGACGATCCGCCTCCGAGAACCGCCGGCTCATGCGCCATGACCGGTGATCCGAGTGCGACGACGAGTGGGCCGCGTGCCTCGTCTGGCGATCCGCACGGTTCGACCAGTAAGCCGCGGGCTCCGACCAGCCACGCGCGTGCCGCAACCAATGGGCCGGTCCAGGTCGCAACCGCTGCCGCGCGGGCAGGTGTTCCTGTTGTGGAACTGTCGGCGGGATACGTAATGAGCTTCGGCGCAGTCGAATTGATGGTTCTCGCGCCGACAGCATCTCTGCGAGCGTCAGCGGGCACCGCGGCAGCCGACGACGCCAACGACCGGTCGGTCGTCATCGCCGCCACCACGCCCGCGGGCCGGATCCTGCTGACCGGCGACATCGAGGCTCCCGCCCAACACCGCCTATTGAACTCCGGAGCCCCGGTCCAGGCCGACATCCTCAAGGTCCCACATCACGGATCACGAACCACCGCAGCGGAATTCTTGGCCGCCGTCCACCCTCGCCTCGCGATAGTCAGCGTCGGCGCGGACAACACCTTCGGTCACCCGCATCCCGGCTTACTCGCTGACTTGGCACGCGCCGGCAGCGGCGTGATCCGCACAGACCAGTTGGGCGACGTCGTGATCACCGGTGCAGGATCGAAAATGCAAGTGGTGACATTGCGCTGA
- a CDS encoding aldo/keto reductase, translating to MSTGLTLDTYRLLGRSGLRVSPLSLGTMTFGADWGWGADKDEARKIFDTYVERGGNFIDTASQYTNGTSEQLLGEFTADNRESLVLATKYTMLRRPSDPNSGGNHRKSMFASVEASLRRLNTDYLDVLYLHAWDFRTPVEEILRAMDDLVRAGKVLYVGISDAPAWQVSRMQAIADLRGWSPLIALQIEYSLIERTVERDLIPMAQEMGLGVIPWSPLASGVLTGKYSSADLADDAEASPEGSRKNVAAANGSLTARGLAIADVVKEVAAQLGKAPSQVALAWTLRNPAVTAPIIGARTAAQLEDNLGALDVEFDPAQVARLEQASAIDLGFPHEFLARPMTQSVTFGDLKVQERN from the coding sequence ATGTCCACAGGCCTCACCCTCGACACCTACCGGCTGCTCGGCCGCTCGGGGCTGCGGGTTTCCCCGCTGTCCCTCGGCACCATGACCTTCGGCGCCGACTGGGGCTGGGGCGCCGACAAGGACGAAGCCCGCAAGATTTTCGACACCTATGTGGAGCGTGGCGGCAATTTCATCGACACCGCCAGCCAGTACACCAACGGCACCTCCGAGCAGCTGCTCGGCGAGTTCACCGCGGACAATCGCGAAAGCCTTGTGCTGGCAACCAAATACACGATGCTGCGGCGACCGAGCGACCCCAACTCCGGGGGCAACCACCGCAAGAGCATGTTCGCTTCGGTGGAGGCGAGCCTGCGCAGGCTGAACACCGACTACCTCGACGTGCTGTACCTGCACGCCTGGGATTTCCGCACCCCGGTCGAGGAGATCCTGCGCGCGATGGACGACCTGGTCCGTGCGGGCAAAGTGCTCTACGTCGGCATTTCCGACGCACCGGCGTGGCAGGTCTCGCGCATGCAGGCCATCGCGGATCTGCGGGGCTGGTCACCGCTGATTGCGCTGCAGATCGAATACAGCCTCATCGAACGGACCGTCGAGCGCGACCTCATTCCGATGGCGCAGGAAATGGGTCTTGGTGTGATCCCGTGGTCGCCACTGGCCAGCGGCGTGCTGACCGGCAAGTACAGCAGCGCCGACCTGGCGGATGATGCGGAGGCATCGCCGGAAGGCTCGCGCAAGAATGTGGCCGCCGCCAACGGCTCGCTCACCGCGCGCGGTCTTGCCATCGCCGATGTGGTGAAAGAGGTTGCGGCGCAACTGGGTAAGGCGCCGTCGCAAGTGGCGCTCGCCTGGACGCTACGCAACCCCGCAGTTACCGCACCGATCATCGGCGCCCGCACAGCCGCACAGCTCGAGGACAATCTCGGTGCCCTCGATGTCGAGTTCGACCCGGCGCAGGTGGCTCGGCTGGAACAGGCCAGCGCTATCGACCTCGGTTTCCCGCACGAGTTCCTGGCCAGGCCGATGACGCAGAGCGTCACCTTCGGCGACCTGAAGGTGCAAGAGCGCAACTGA
- the holA gene encoding DNA polymerase III subunit delta: MSERAAAVHLVLGEEELLIERAVAQIAAQVRAGAPDGDAVPVDRLRAGDASTAELAELLSPSLFAEERLIVLESAAEAGKDAVAVITEAAEDPPEGAVLVVLHSGGGRAKALAPALQKMGAEVHNCAKLTKATERVEFVRNEFRAAGVRVSGEVVQVMLEAVGSELRELAAACSQLAADTGGKIDVAAVRRYYSGKAEVSGFDVAELAVAGDRPGAMEALRWANDRGVPHVLLADALADSVHTIARVGSAGRGDPFKLAQQLGMPPWKVKKAQAQARGWSSATIGSALQVVATLNADVKGGAADPDYALEHALTRILDLHSAG; the protein is encoded by the coding sequence GTGAGCGAGCGCGCTGCGGCGGTGCACTTGGTTCTCGGCGAAGAAGAGTTGTTGATCGAGCGGGCGGTCGCGCAGATCGCTGCGCAGGTTCGGGCGGGTGCGCCGGATGGTGACGCGGTGCCGGTTGATCGGTTGCGGGCGGGGGATGCCAGCACTGCTGAGCTGGCCGAGTTGTTGAGCCCCTCGTTGTTCGCCGAGGAGCGGTTGATCGTGTTGGAGTCGGCGGCCGAGGCGGGGAAAGATGCCGTCGCGGTGATCACCGAGGCCGCCGAGGATCCGCCCGAGGGTGCGGTGCTGGTGGTGTTGCATTCGGGAGGCGGCCGGGCCAAGGCGCTGGCGCCTGCGCTGCAGAAGATGGGCGCCGAGGTGCACAACTGCGCCAAGCTGACCAAGGCGACCGAGCGGGTCGAATTCGTGCGCAACGAGTTCCGGGCCGCGGGGGTGCGGGTGTCGGGCGAGGTTGTGCAGGTGATGTTGGAGGCGGTCGGTTCGGAGCTGCGTGAGCTCGCCGCCGCGTGTTCGCAGCTTGCCGCCGACACCGGCGGCAAGATCGACGTCGCGGCCGTTCGCCGCTATTACTCCGGGAAAGCGGAGGTTTCCGGCTTCGACGTCGCCGAGTTGGCCGTCGCGGGCGACCGTCCCGGCGCGATGGAAGCACTGCGCTGGGCCAATGATCGCGGCGTCCCGCATGTCCTCCTCGCCGACGCACTCGCCGACTCCGTACACACCATCGCCCGTGTCGGCTCCGCGGGTCGCGGCGACCCCTTCAAGCTGGCCCAACAGCTGGGCATGCCCCCATGGAAAGTGAAGAAAGCCCAAGCCCAGGCCCGCGGCTGGAGCTCGGCAACCATCGGCTCCGCCCTCCAAGTGGTCGCCACCCTGAACGCCGACGTCAAGGGTGGCGCCGCCGACCCCGACTACGCCCTGGAACACGCTCTCACCCGGATCCTGGACCTGCACTCCGCAGGTTGA